A segment of the Apteryx mantelli isolate bAptMan1 chromosome 13, bAptMan1.hap1, whole genome shotgun sequence genome:
TGAGAATTCACGGTTCGAAAATGCTCAAGTCACAAGTTTTCCAAGTCGCCCTGGCTGACCGGGTGTAACGCCGAGCACGCGGGCGGCGCGCTGTAGGCAGCACCGAACGCGGGTTGCAAGGGAGCTGGCACGGAGCGAAGGGGCTGCAACGAGAAAGCACCATCGGGAAATGAAGAAGGAGCAAGTTGCACGCCCTGCCCCGAAGGTAAAACATGGCAAGGACCCGTCTGCAAGGGGACGTCGGAGCAGGcgggaaggggagaagagaaggcaaagccaGACAGGGAAAGAGATCCAGGAGGCAAGAAACGGCAcgggaagaaagggagaaatgaGACAAGCTGCTTCTCCCTCCCAGTGCATCACAGTAGAGGTTGAATCCTGATCCCACCGTTTTAAAGGCAGTTTGGAGTCCAATTTTAAACGGGACCAGACATTGTGCTACTCGAGTAAGCACCATCTCTCCATTTCATTGCTCGTCTACAGTTCCCAGAGAAAGACGTAAGCACCAAACCGACGGTGGTGCTGGAGGAGGCAGCGCTTCTGGCTTCCCTTTAGGGGCCAGAGGGCTGATGGCCGAGGAGGACACGCTCGCCGGGCTCAGCAGCCCACCACGACCCAGCCGCGGGGCCCCTCCAGCCCGCGGCCCCCGAGATCTCCCCACCGCCTTGCTCTGCTCGCCGGCGGCTGCTCGGCCTCCCTGCTCCGCGCGCCCCTGTGTTCCTCTCACCGCTCCTTCCGGCTTCTCAGTTTATCTCGCAAAAATCAGCACTGTCGCTGTGCCGCGGGGCCCTGCCGCTCTGCAAATCCTAAGGCAGCCCAAAGGACAATTCCGGTTTCTGGATGAGAAAAGCAGCCCAGCGCAACGTGCTTCGCTCGGAGGCGCAGGACTTGCTGCCTGCGGCACTGAACGGACAGAGCTGGCTGCTCCGCTCGTGCCAAGCTCTGCAACAGCGTGCAGATGTGCACACGCCTGGCAGCAGCCTCCTGGCTTCCCCGACTGCTCAACACCAAGATACGCAGGACCTGAGCTCATCCTAACGCTCACTAGGTGAAAAACACGCCGCCTGGCATGCACAGCCGGGCAAAGGCGGCAGAGTTCACCCAAGtcatgcagctctgctggcaaacACCGATCCTGCCTAAGGAAGGGGGGCTGGAGAAGCGATCTCCACCGGTGGAGGTGCAGCACAACACGGCACTGACAGGAGAGATACTACGAAAGCAGCATCCCGCTGCTGCTTCGTTATTGCTTCGGGCGGTCTGGTGAGGGATTCGGGGCGCTGAAACCTCCTGCTTGCTTTTCCCCTGAAGGTGACAGTCTCTCCGCTCGTGTCCTCTTGTCCTGTCCAAAGAGAGAGAGCTAAAGTGTGAGAACACCCCATCTTTAGCTTTCTCGCCCACATTACAGTGAAGGTAACCTGTACATCAAGTGCCAGCATCATGCTGCCCTCACTCTGGGtcactgcagagcagccctgtccTCAAAACCTGGATGGCATTTCCCAGGAGCCCAAGGGGACCCGAACCTCTGCCTTTGCTGCCAGCGCCAGCCAAAGCCACCTGCCTTCCCGGGGTTCCTGGAAAGGAGCCTTGCTGCTCACCGGCTGCCGGCTTGGGGCCAGGCACCAGGAAAACCCTTCAGCTCAGGAAACCTAAGCGACAGCTTGTCTGAAGGATACTTATCGGATGCCACCTAAAGGCGATTTGCAGCGATTCTGGTCACTCCGAATTCACCGTCCCCAGCCCAGCTGCGCTGCCAAGAGCTGGCGGCCGCCCTgctcccggctctgccccgcgcggGGCACGGCTGCCGGCGCGGATGACCTCAGCGCCGGAGGAATCCCCTGGCCGACGCCATGCGCGCCCGCGAGGAGGAGCGCGGCCGTCACATGCCTCGCCTGCTGCGGCCACATCGCAGGCTGACATCTCCTTGCCGGGGCCAGCTTCCTGCAGCTGATCGCCAGCCCCGGATTCCTGCCCGCCTCCGCACGGCCTCTCCCTGGGAGGTTTGGGGTGCGCCTCGCTTGCTGCTCAAGTATTTGCCCCTGCCAAAAATACCGGAGCGAGCGGCCTGCAGGAGCGCTGCTTCTGTCAGTCAGCGCACAGCTTCCCAGCGGCAGGTTCTCTCCAGCCTCACGACTGGCTCCGATCGTTCATATTCCATCGCATCCCCTCAAATCCCCTCCGTCGAACTGCCCAGTAAAATCCTGCTCAACACAGAAAACCCAGAAGCTGGTGGCAGCTTCACCAAAACAGCCCAGAAACCTGTAGCCACCAGCCTTGGAATCTGCCCGAGGGACGACATCCAGGAACATGGGAGAGTCTAAGGCAGGCGAAACTGCTGCAAGCTCTGACAGATCCTCCAAGAGCAATTTAAATACAGAAGGGTGTTCCCCTCCGTAGCAGGCACTCTCAGGGACCAGAAATTACATCATTTTTAGGcagaaaaagatcattttaaaaCAAGCCTGCTCTGCCGTTATTGGCACAGCGACTTTAACGCTCCCCGTAACGAAGCTGCGGTCAGGAGTTTCAGTCTTCAGCCGAATCCGTACACGCCTGGCACTGGCATGACACTAACTGTTTTCTAGCCACAGGCCTCCAGCCGTCTCCACAGGTATCTATCTGCGGTATTTAGTGGAAGTGGCCTGCCGGTGCTACCCCAGAGTTTCACCACAGCGTCAGTTCTTAAAACCTCATCCACCGCAGGGAGGCTGCTAGCAGACAGAGGTGACACACCAGAGCAGAGGCATTCGACAGGAGACGGGGGAAGTGAGCGAACAAATTGCTACCCCGGCTGAGAGCAATACAGCATTAAACTTTAAGAAGAATTTATACCTAAAAATCCTGATGCTCAGTCCAAAACTCCTTTAAGAAAACCGTGCCATTTCACAAAAGGGAAATGGAATAAACATGCCACGCTTTGGGGTGGCACACAAACTGAATACCTAAACCTCTCTGCCACAGGAGTAATGGTCAGACAGGTTCTCTTGCAAGAACTGTGCACAGAGgaagaagcaaataaaaagtaaACTCAGAAAGTGGCAACAGGAACCCAAAAAAACACAGTATTGGCTAAATGAAGAAGGTCCAACATCTGAAAAGCTGGAATGGGAAAGAAGTGATTGCTGGGCCTGTAAGAAAGCTGCACGCAACTGAGGAGGAGAAGCCAACACTCAGTGCCATTAAAGTGGAAGATACCTTAGGACCCTCCTGTACAGCCCCTGAAGAATTGTTCCATCACCAAAGCAGAGACAGCTCAAAGGCTGCCCACAAACACCGAACCCCAGCACTGAACATGGCTGAGGAACCTTACAGAAATAACCACAAGGCCTACAAGGCTAACAATTTGCAAAGAATGTTACACACCATCACCAATCCACAGAGCAGACAGCACAGCAACTGTGAGGCCGCTCAGTTTCTGGACAAAAAtgtaaatacagaagaaaaatggaTTCTGGAGGGGCCTGAGAAAAACCTCACAACTACCCACAAGGGCAGAGGTGAAGGTTGTGAGGATACATGATGTTGTCACCTCCCCAgcactcctctgctcttctcccagGAGGGACGTTCCTGCTCATGTGCTTCTATTCCATGATGCAAAGACCATCTCCACATAATCACCACATGCACACTGAAGAGATTATGTGACCATGGTGCTACCAGATCCTCTCCCCTACCAGTAAAGACAGTGCTTGGAGTTTCTTCTGTCCCTTCcctgtctcctctcagcactggcagccctgaatctgGCTGAGAGCAAAGTGATCGCACAGCAGGAGCAAGGCATCAAACCGCTGGAGCCGCTGCAGAGCTTGGGCCAGGACAGGAATGGTGACAGTGTCTCCTGAGTAGGTGAAGTGAGTGACGAGTTGCTCAAATCCAGATATCCTTCCCAGCAGTTGGGGTGTGACCCCCAGCTCCAGTGCCACGTGGCTGAAATTCTTCACCCCGTTCAAGGAAGGGTCTAGCAAGAAGGCAAGTGACTGCACCAAGGAATGGGGCAGCTCTGCTACTCGGAGACCTGGGGGCAGCAATACAGCAAAGTGCGGTTAGAAACCAACATACCCACCTGGGATAAGAACAAACAGAGTAGCCACGTTAAAGCCCCTGCCCCTGCCAAGCAGGTGAAACACCATCCTGCCATGGCAGGTATCTCCTCCACTGTTAACTTTCAGAGCCCAGCAACATGGAGCTGGCTCTCCGTCCCATGGAGGCTGGTAACCGGTAAAAGCTGAGCATCCATTCACCACCCACCCTCAGGCCGTTCCaggcagaatcacagaaaatctACTCTGTAAACTAGCACCAAAGGCTACGGAAGTCAGATAAATCCCTGTGAAGACTGGTTCCCCAACACAGCCATGGTGGGCCTCTGGAGGAACTCCTTTCCAAGGATTTGCCTCCCTCTGCTACCCCAAATATTTGGTGAAAAAGATGAGGCTACAAAGACACTTACCCTTTGTAGTGCTGCTGATCTGAGTCACAAGGTTCTGGGCATCGTTCACCTGGCAAAATAAAGACCCCAAGGTTGGAGACAGTCTTATGAGCAACAATCGTGCTTGCCAGTGCTCCTAGGACCTTCACAGAAGTATAAACGACTGGCACTTGTCCATCCAGCACTACCATTCCGCAGACCTAACAACCTCCTCAGGATGCTCCAGGGCCTCCTAGCAAACCACTTCCATAAATCATGACCTGGAGCTAAGctattaaatacatttctttacCAGCCATTTTCTGAACCTCAGTTATGTTAATGATTTGGTTCATTTCAAACTAACTGGTGAGGGATAGGAATCACTGCCTTCCAGTGCCAGGTCAGCTTTCCAGATGAGCAAGAGTACCAGAACCTCTCAAGAGTGCATCGATTATGCATAGCTAAAGATATGCCTATATATTCAATAAATTGACTCTACTCCTTTGAGTATCTGAATGTGGCCCCTTTGAGTACTGGTGGCCTTATGCCACCTTTAGTGCCCAGTCATGTCCACTTCACAAAAAACATCACCAATAAGAACACAATTCTTTTCTTCTGGTAGACACGCTGGACTTATGTTGTCTCACcagttgctccaggcctcttgcctGACCCACAGAAAAGGAGCCTCGTCTGCTCCCAAACACATCAGCAAACATCTGGCTAATCATTTTTGCTAATTACCAGGCAGTCCTGGATATCAATTACCCTTAATATTAGGAACCTACATCCCTAATCTGCCTGCAGTTCCAGCCTTCTGTGTATGAGGCCAACTATGGCCAACATTATTTTAGAGAAGAGATGAGATTGGAAGAACTTACCAGTTGCTCCCCCCTTTCAGCAGTAGGATTTTGGAAGGCTGAGGACAGGCCCCTTGTCGGATCCAAAACGAGTCCATTCTTCGCTTCAAGCGCTCCACTGTTGTTCTCTTTTGGGATTCTCTGAGCCACCCGGCTCACTGCATCCTCTGATCTTTCATTGCCCACGAAGTCCATCTGGGTGGAGAACTTCTGCAGATCGAGCTCCGTACACTCCACCGGGGCATGGGGCCACTTGTGTTGCATTTCTGAGGCACACGATGAGAGAGGGGCCAGGGCCTCCGCCaccccggctgggccctgcctgAAGTCAGAGGGAGACAGGACCCCTGCCAAGCAGTCGCTGCAGCCCGAGTTCCTGATCAGGGGCTGAGTTTCCAGGACGCTCCTCACCAGCTGGGATTTGGGAGCAGGGTTGACGGCAGTCGGCTGAGGCAACTCCAActcaggctggagagctgggagtTGAAGACCAATGGCTTCTCCATCTGAAACGAACTGAACTGCTTCCACTGGGCCTGAAATCAAAAATGTCTGCAGCTTAGTAACATTTGGGTTCTCTCTTCCTCCGCTACACTTCCCCCTTTTCAGAGGTCTGCCAGCCGATCCTTTAAATCTCATCTTCTGTATGTCCAGTGGACAGAGGGGTAAAGAGCCGTCTATAAGTGGTCAGACTTTTATCCCAGTGTGTCACTGCTGGGAAAGGCAATTTTCATGCCTTTCCCTAAGCCCAGTCAGTCCTACTCCCAGGGTTACAATGATGGCAGGAGTTGACTGCAGGGAGACACAGAAGCTACAGGACTTGAATGTGAGTATTTCCACTGCTGGCCCAAAATCTGCAACTGATTGTTAGGAGAAGTCCCAAAACACTGCACATCTGTGTGTCTCGCAGTGGAATTCAGGGGGGCTTCTGCTTTCCACACAGGCCCTAGAAGATCATCCCTGGTAGCACTGATCTCTGTGCTGAGGAGGGGCCACAGCAGGGTTGATCCTAGAAGGAACTGGCGCCATGAGAAAACATTTTGATACTTTCAAAAACTTTTTGATACTTTTGATACTTTGGAACTTTGATACTTTCCAGCTCCTGCCTTCCTAACAGAAACTTAGTGTCTCAACACTGTGTGAATTAGAACGAAGCACGATTCCCCCCTTGCCCTCTAccccccgtcccccccaaaaaaggagcAGTTACCTTCTGCCTGCCTGTAGCAGGGGCTCAGGTTCTTcacacccaggcagcagggaccagACATCTGTTCTTCACACAGAAATCTGCCGGGTGCAGCTGAGGCTGGGAACATTGCTCGCTGGCTCGAGAAATTCTGAGTCCTCAGGAAGACTTGGAGGATAGAGGAGAACCAGTCTGAGCAAAGGCTTGGCTTATTTCCCTAGAATGTCCTCAGTTATGTGGTATGTCTGCCTGCGAGGAGCTGGGGAAGCCAGCGTACTGGTGTACTGTTTGATGGATGCCAGCGTACCCCAACCCTAGCTATCAAGCATATTCCTCTCTCGCCTCAGCATTTCCTGGCGCTTGAGTCCTGCCCTGCCAAAAGCTACTCAGACTCAGCCTGCCCTTAAGAAACTCCAGGAAGAGAGAACGCCAATTTTGACAATGAAAGCATGGCACAGTCTCCTTCTACTAATTACAGTACTAGGGAAGAGAAAGGCTCCTCCATGTCTTtgagcagaaaaagcaaaagagaagccCTGTAGATGAAAAAAGCATGATGAGGTATTTATCCTCTGTGAACAGAGGAGAGTTTGGTTCACTTCACGCTTCAACAAAAGCAATGCTAATGGCAATGCTCTACACAACAAGGGAAGAGCGAAGAACGTGTAAACAGAAGAAGGTAAAGGAAGAAGGAACAGAGAAATATCGTATACATTGACTcacctcgctggcactggctcttccAAAAACGCTTGCAGTAGATGATGGAGAGTGCCAGAAGTACCAGCACAATGATGACCAGGGCACTGCTGGTCAGTGCAAGAAGGGCTGTGTCTTGTGGTGGTACAGTGGGGACAGCTATCTTCACCAGGTTTGTTCTGGACCGACCTGCAAACACACCGGTCACAAAACACTGGAGCTTATTTCTGAGGCTTCAGGCCACCACTCTCCCTGTCCCTTCCCTCTTCCTATATAATGAATGTGCTTCCTCCAGCAGGTCTCCACAGGACAGTGTTTTGGTGTTTTCACCAGCTAAGAAAGCTGGCCAACGAGGAAAAACGGTCAAAGAATGGTTCAAATACACATTTGAGTTTGTGTCTGCCATTGACGCAGTCACAAGGACCAGTGATAGGATGATGACTTAACATGCACCATGAACCTGCTCTAGGATGTCCTCACCACCCCTTTTATCCTGCAAACAGCTCGGCACCCCGTGAACAGAGAACGGCAGCGGAAGGGCTGCTGGGTACGTACACTGAGGCTCAGAGGAGGGCGTCTGCTTGGTGCAAGGGATGCACTCCCAGTCGAGCTGCCCGCTGATCCGGGCCTTACGGTAGAACCTGCCAAACAAAGCGCAGAGCACATCAGCCACGCGAAGGGCCCGGGGACTCGGCGCTCCCCAGCCGACGTCAGCCCGCGCTACTCCAGCGGGCTGGCTGGCTTAAAGCCTGGCCCAACGCTGCTTTGAAAAAACATCCTGCTTCATTTACCAGGAGGCAGCTCAGAGAAAACTGATCCATCTTCCTTGGTGCCACGGCACGCTGAGAAGCCACAAAGCACAACATCTGTCTCAAATGCCGGCTAAATTCAGACCTACTTTTTCATAGCTGTAGCCACCTTTGCCAAGAATCACTCTGGGACAGTCCCCATGTCTTGCTAAAAGAGGGTGGTAGCAATCAAAATCacagaaaagctccagctagcAAGTCTGGCTGGGAAGAGACCAAAACACCCAGGGCTCTGACATTCATTCCTCTGTCCCAAGTCTCATCGCTTGTCAGTAAATGGTCTGCAGCTCTATGGCATTTCACAGGCTGATTGTACGTAGCAGTCTTCATTAAGTAACTCTTCtaaaaaattaactaaaaatgAACAGTTACAGAAACCATAGCTTCCTCCAAATGACTGCTTGGACACAGCAACTCATCTTTCTAGGCTTGGTCTCTGTTGCCCTCTTTGGAGAGGCAACTACTAATAGTAGTGGTCTACAGACACTCGTTTTCTGGGCCTTAGCCATCCTGGTGTCCGTGGTAATAATTTAGGCC
Coding sequences within it:
- the EDA2R gene encoding tumor necrosis factor receptor superfamily member 27; the encoded protein is MACQESEYLDEHGKCTLCRTCMPGQELSKDCGDGGGGDAQCIACPPRKFKDSWGHHGCKPCLSCTLINRVQKSNCTATTNAVCGECLPGFYRKARISGQLDWECIPCTKQTPSSEPQCRSRTNLVKIAVPTVPPQDTALLALTSSALVIIVLVLLALSIIYCKRFWKSQCQRVFLRTQNFSSQRAMFPASAAPGRFLCEEQMSGPCCLGVKNLSPCYRQAEGPVEAVQFVSDGEAIGLQLPALQPELELPQPTAVNPAPKSQLVRSVLETQPLIRNSGCSDCLAGVLSPSDFRQGPAGVAEALAPLSSCASEMQHKWPHAPVECTELDLQKFSTQMDFVGNERSEDAVSRVAQRIPKENNSGALEAKNGLVLDPTRGLSSAFQNPTAERGEQLVNDAQNLVTQISSTTKGLRVAELPHSLVQSLAFLLDPSLNGVKNFSHVALELGVTPQLLGRISGFEQLVTHFTYSGDTVTIPVLAQALQRLQRFDALLLLCDHFALSQIQGCQC